The region ATTCACTGTTTTTTCTTTACTGGAATTACACTTCACTAAAACTTACCACTTCTTATCGTAATGTAACCGGCCATCTTCGATCCGAGCATCGAATGCATTTTCCGGCGTAGGGTTCGACGATGCGTTTCCAGTCGGTTTTTTATTTAAAGGTTTACCGCTAATTTtctgaatgatttttatatcttcCATGATTTCATCCTCGTCCAGCATGTAATTTAACTGAGGTAAACGACACCGTCAAGGAATATTCACAATATTTAAAATTTCCATAATCGAAGCACAAATATGTGTTTcgaagattttcatttttatacaaGTGACTGAAAAAACCCcacaatcagaaaaaaaactttttaagtTATAGAGATAATGTTTTTTGACTCAATCCTATCATGTCATTTTCGAAAAACTATGAAACTGATTTTGCGCATCTTTCACCAAAGTTTTAATTCGTGTTTTGAAAAGGATATCAGGAGATGCTTTTCTGCGTTTTTCAGGCATTGGCATCGGATCGTTCGGCCGTCGtcttagttttcttgttgttACCGGTTTCAACTCCATTGAATCTACGACAAAACAAATCAGTTCAAATACAGCGAAAAATCGGTGAAGTCATTGTAGTTAGCACAAGCATCATTTTGATGTATTATTCACGGGGTGAGTTTCACTTATGAAATTGCAGTGAATAGGAAACATCAATTGGGACTAAAAATAGAGACAAAACTTAAACAATGTGATGACATAtctattgatgatttaaacaaGTTGACTGTACATTCTGAACTAgaatctacggaagcgataaggggcctcgagttgtcgcgttccaactcgacaagtcgccatatttatgtcgacataacgCGATATAtagcgtcaagtcgacatgaatatgtcgacatatcgtaacgttttcacgacaaatttcgctttttcgcccattttccacgggataagccgtcatttgaagacacgtctaaatgtaagatgaggacgccagtaatatgacgactgagtttcaagtcgtcatgaatatgtcgacttgtcgcgaggaaaatggtcgtgaaaacgaaatatgtcctCAAAAcgtcgcgatatatcgacatattcatgtcgacttgatgcgttatatcgcgatatatcgacataaatatgacgacttgccgagttggaacgcgacatctcgaggccccctATCACTTCCGTAAGAAtcaaattttaagatttaccTCCAGTCATCTCCATGCCTAGTTTTTCGGTATCAATATTGCGTTTCTTTtcttctaattcataaataagATTTTCCTTTAAATCTATGACACGCTCTTCGAATTCTTGAATCGAATATCTTTGTTCGTTGTGGTATTCCCTTTCAGCGGATTCCATCTAAAccgattcaaaattcaattattattcaGAATTCCTACAATTTATAGCCATCCAATGAACACACGAGTTAAACAAACCTCGTATTGGTGCCATATTTCATTAACCCTCAGTCGTTCTTTGTATTGttgatcaatttttttcaatctttttaaaTATTCAGGTAAAGTTCCCTCTTTCAATTGTTGTAGCTGTTTTTTCAACTGCGCTAATTTATCCTGATACATTCTATATGAAACAGAATTTGTAAGAATGAACGATGGGAAAATAATACGCAGTAAGGAGACTGAGTTAATTACATACTGTTCtttgatttcagtgaattcttcttctttttttatCATATCAGTTTCACTGGCATCTTCAGTATCTAAAATAATGGTTTTAAAAACCTCTAGATATAGTTATTCAAATCTCTCTATCAAGAAGCACTGATGTCTGATCGATCGATCGATTGATTACCTTCATCAGAAGCTGGACCATCATCGCCGTCTAaactatcattatcatcaaattCATATTCCTTATACGCAGCAGCGCGAGCTTTAGACGATAGAATACTGCCATAACTTCCTAACTGTGCCATCTTTCAACacctaaaataatgaaaacgcTATATAATCCGAGAGAAAATCCATCACAGCAAACGTAAAATAGCTACACCCAATTCGCTTCTGAAGACAGGCCGATTTTCTGTCGTAATTAACGAATTCTCAATCACACAATTTCAATCAGAGTAGTTTCGCATAAAGTACAAAATAGGTGTGAAGTTAAATCAGAGATTTGAAA is a window of Tubulanus polymorphus chromosome 2, tnTubPoly1.2, whole genome shotgun sequence DNA encoding:
- the LOC141898584 gene encoding sin3 histone deacetylase corepressor complex component SDS3-like; the encoded protein is MAQLGSYGSILSSKARAAAYKEYEFDDNDSLDGDDGPASDEDTEDASETDMIKKEEEFTEIKEQMYQDKLAQLKKQLQQLKEGTLPEYLKRLKKIDQQYKERLRVNEIWHQYEMESAEREYHNEQRYSIQEFEERVIDLKENLIYELEEKKRNIDTEKLGMEMTGDSMELKPVTTRKLRRRPNDPMPMPEKRRKASPAQLNYMLDEDEIMEDIKIIQKISGKPLNKKPTGNASSNPTPENAFDARIEDGRLHYDKKWFLRGQPVIVESKDMGKVPGVISAVGAQEIWVRRSSDNGKLRVYVAQLQKGRFILKKKTT